The Skermanella rosea sequence CAGCCGTACATTTTCGGCGTGCGCAACGGCGTCCACATCATCGACCTCGAGCAGACCGTCCCGATGCTGCACCGCGCCATGACCGCGGTCCGCGACGTGGTGGCGGGCGGCGGGCGCGTTCTGTTCGTCGGCACCAAGCGTCAGGCTCAGGAGAAGGTCGCCGACTCCGCTTCGCGCTGCGGCCAGTACTATGTCAACCACCGCTGGCTCGGCGGCATGCTGACGAACTGGAAGACCATCTCCCAGTCGATCAAGCGCCTCCGCGAGATGGAAGAGCGCCTTCAGGACACCAATATCGGCCTGACCAAGAAGGAAACCCTCCAGCTCACCCGCGAGCGTGACAAGCTGGAGCGGGCGCTCGGCGGCATCAAGGAGATGGGCGGCCTGCCGGACATCCTGTTCATCATCGACACCAACAAGGAGTCGATCGCGGTCCAGGAAGCCAACAAGCTCGGCATCCCGGTCGTCGCGGTGATCGACAGCAATTCCGATCCCGACGGCGTCGCCTTCCCGATCCCGGGCAACGACGACGCGCTGCGCGCGATCGATACCTACTGCGAGCTGGTTTCCGGCGCGGTGCTTGATGGTCTGCAGGCCGAGATGATCGCGTCCGGCATCGATGTCGGCGAGCAGGCCGAAGGCGTCGAGGAAGATCTGCCGGCCGACGAGGACGTCGTCGTCGCCGAGGGTACCGACGGCGAAGCCGCGGTTTCGGAAGGCGCCCAGGCCTGATCCGTCAGATCGGGCAACCGGGCGCTTGGGTGCGTCCGGTTGCCCTTATTTTTATGTGCTGACCAGACAGATCATTCAGGAAGAGGTCCAAGATGGCCGAAATCACAGCCTCGCTCGTCAAGGAGC is a genomic window containing:
- the rpsB gene encoding 30S ribosomal protein S2 — translated: MPMPSFTMRQLLEAGVHFGHHTRRWNPKMQPYIFGVRNGVHIIDLEQTVPMLHRAMTAVRDVVAGGGRVLFVGTKRQAQEKVADSASRCGQYYVNHRWLGGMLTNWKTISQSIKRLREMEERLQDTNIGLTKKETLQLTRERDKLERALGGIKEMGGLPDILFIIDTNKESIAVQEANKLGIPVVAVIDSNSDPDGVAFPIPGNDDALRAIDTYCELVSGAVLDGLQAEMIASGIDVGEQAEGVEEDLPADEDVVVAEGTDGEAAVSEGAQA